DNA sequence from the Delphinus delphis chromosome 7, mDelDel1.2, whole genome shotgun sequence genome:
gtaaatcaactgtacctcaataaaaaagcagattaataaacaaacaaaccctaaCAATCACCTATTTAGTCCTTCTCTATTTTCCATTACAAGTTTGTAAATATCACTGCAATGGTGATGACACATTTGATAGTGAACATTTAAAAGGTGCAACTCTGCTTTGATGGCTCTCTGCATTATTTGCTGACAGCACTTTGATGGCAAattcttctccatctctttaGAAAGTTGAGGTtccctttgaaataaaaaaattggaTTAGGTAagattccaaatatttttctgtgttgatGACATACCTCCAGAAACAGATTTAAGATTTCTTACATTTCTCTGTCAAGTTTAAATCAATTTCTACTAAAGATGGAAAGGCTGCAGAAAACAAGGATGTCAAGAGTCAATGCTAAATATCTtctttttaggacttccctggtggaacagtggttaagaatccgcctgccaatgcagggcacatgggttcgagccctggtccgggaagatcccgcacgccatggagcaactaagcccgtgcaccacagctactgagcctgtgctctagagcccacgagccacaactactgagcccgcgtgctgcaactactgaagcccgcgtgcctagaacccgtgttctgaccacaatgagaagcccgtgcaccacaatgaagagtagcccctgctcaccgcaactagagaaagcccgtgggcagcaacgaagacccaacgcagccaaaaataaataaataaataaatttattaaaaaaataaatatactcttTTTAGAATTCAAGAGAGTAAATAAGTCTCAAATTCATACTTCATTTTACCAAGAAAAGAATTCTAAAGTAAAGTACTAATTTATCCAGAATCAACAGATTTTTCAACCTAAATCAAGCACTGgccagcatttttaaaagttataaacatTCTGGAGGGAAactgtttttaaatgttatcttttaaacagaaaatataatttacatctttcttaataataataatgcttatgTTATTATAAGCAAACATTTTGCTGTTATAACAAAAAGCTCCAAAATCACTACCTCTTTGAATGTTAATAGTTCTTCCCTTGCTAATACCGGCCACTTCTAACTATTCTCGATACATCTGCCTCTGGAAACCAGctcttctatttaattttataggACTGGATACCAGATCAAACTCATTAGAAGAATAAAGGATGAatgaaggaaaaagcaaatgaTCTCAGAGCATGAAAACCAATTTGACTTCTCAGAgacttctccctttcctctcccccaccACCTGGTTCTCCATGGATGCAAAGTAAATTATACAACGAATTAAAATATCCCAGTAAAAGTATCTGTTTACTTCTTCAAATATATGATGTTTTCCAAATGTGCTATTTTGTTTTGGACTACAGGGGATCAAATGAAAGAAAACGAAAGTAATAAATCAGTGTGGGTTTGGGttggataaagaaagaaaagatgccaTGAGTTTTTCTGAAGGAATTATTCAGACTGAAATCTCAGTAAGTGGAAAGCTTTAACATTCTACATTGTTCtagtatttatttctttcaagACAAACAGCCGAAGCAGACGATCTCTTCAAGTCACTCCTGGCTATTATACTATATGGTTAAGTACCTACACAAAAAGCAAATTACTATTTTGATCATATGTCTGACTTACCTTTCAGAATGTTTCTTTAAGTCTGTGAAATCAAATGTTTTCCTTAATTCCAGGGAATCCTGAAAACATGATTTAAGATCAAATTAGACATATACAACAAACAATAATACATGTTTTATCTGGTAAGCTGTAAAATCCAACTTCTGACTGACTTCGTGGCAACAGCTGCCAACAGAGAAGAAGAGCTGGGAGCAATCTGTTCACCTTTTTCCTTCATCCAGCATTTTCTCACAAAAGCCTCAGAAACCCCTGATATAATTCAGTGAACCAAAATATTCACATTAGCCTACAGTGCCTCTTTATAAagtcaaataaatttttattattaatcataTTGGTTTTACCTTATTCAGGAAATTTCCCTTAGGTTTTAAACTGTCAACGGAGACAGATTTCCCCAAAGATCCTTTTGTCATAGCCATCTGTGGATCTTCATTATCTTGACTGTATGCCCAATCTGTGTTACACGCCACACTTCGTTTCTCACTTTGCCACTCATCAGGCCGTTTTTTATTTATCATTGTTATCTCTGTGTTGCTTGATGTAGATACTACAGAAGATCTTGTGCTCGTCGCCCTGCTTGTTGTGAAACAAGCCCTAAAATCAGTGCTAACATCCACTGTTTGATTAACTGTGACTGTACAACTTGCTACATCTGTAACTGATTCGGGACATGGTCCTTCCATATGGTGAAAGCAAGCTTTATTTGTGGTATTGCCATTAGCAGCTCTTAGGGAGCTACCTTCTTCTATTGCCTGGTTATCTCTGATTGCAGACCTTGGTAGAGTAACAGAAAAATCTAAGGCTGGGTTAGGGGTGTTTTCTAGGCTTTTATAACATGCAGAAATTACTGAATCATCAAAAATAGAGGTCCAGGAACTTTGACGATCTTTATAGGGCTGGAGTAATGTCTCTAAAACTTTGTCTTGTGGTAATGTGCTTGGATTTTCAAGGtgctgtaacatttttttctcaacaaCTGAATTTCCACAAAAATCTTTACTTTTAGTTACTTGAGCCTTCACTTTGCCAgtataaattttagtttttaatgctttttgAGGGTTCAAGAAACCACTCTTAGATTGAGATTCCTGGTGTTCAAGAGGACTACCCTTTAGTACAATTGCATCAAATACTGTGTGGTACATTAAACTAGTATCTTGTTCCATACACTTTCCATGTTTTGGTTCATGATATTCTCTTAACATAACAGAATTCTGAAATTTGGAGACATGAGGTGAACCTTCTTGTCCATAAACATCAGCTGAATCTAAAGAGGTGCTAGAATTACTTTCTAATTTAACATGATTATCTTCTAGATTGCTAGCACAATTAACTCCATAACCTGAACTTCTTAGTCCCCAAACTTCCAGATTAGATATGTTTAATGTTCTCGCTTGGTCAAAAGATAAATGGTTCTCTATATACTCCTGTTCTTCTGCGCTGTGATACTCCTGCTGCGAGTCATCATCTAGATCGCGCTTCTGCGCATCTTCAGAATCATCATCTGAAATCCTGTAGATTCTTTCCAAGCCAACAGTCTTATTACCTCGATGATGCAAAATATCAAAAGACAcctcctttcttttctgcatTTCATAATCGAATTCTGAATTTAAATGAATAAGACTTTCATTCTTCAGTTTTGACTCTGAATGATGTATAGAGTAGGTTTCATTCAGGAAAGCACTGTCAATACTACCTTCAAACTCACTTGACTGAGAGTGAGTACTCTCCATCTTAGTATTTGGACTCACAGTAAAAGATGGCTCCAATAACTCTATTTTGTCAATATTGCTGATCTCTTTGTCATTAGCTCTTTTTTCTAATGCCAAGGAATCCCAGTCATAATCGAGAAAAGTCAATTTGGCTTCTTTACAACCATCAGGAGATAACAAATTTTCTTTTTGACGATTAGAAGGCtcatctaattaaaaaaaaaaggataaaatgttaGCAGAAACATTACAGAATTTAAACACAAGACCTCAGATGTAATCTGGCCTAAGCTCTTTCCAATGTAAGAATATACTTTTTACATTATCCATAACAAATATCCCTAAATAGTtgctgctatggactgaactgtgtccccctcaaaattcatatgtgttgaagccctaactccccaTGTGGAGACAGGGCCTCTGGGAGGTAATTAAGgctagatgaggtcatgagggtggcaCCCTCAAAATGGGATCAGTGCACTTATGAGAGAAGAGATACCACAGAGCttgctctctgtttctctctaccatgtgaggacactgcaagaaggcggccatctacaagccaggaagagagcccttacaagacctgaccatgctggcagcCCCGTTTGGACttgcagcttccagaactgtggaaaaaaacaaatatctgttctttaagccacctCCATGGTATTGTGCTATAGTAGCCCCAGCTGACTAAGATAGGA
Encoded proteins:
- the RBM44 gene encoding RNA-binding protein 44, encoding MQATEVVETASGKGYHSNGNIQKDEPSNRQKENLLSPDGCKEAKLTFLDYDWDSLALEKRANDKEISNIDKIELLEPSFTVSPNTKMESTHSQSSEFEGSIDSAFLNETYSIHHSESKLKNESLIHLNSEFDYEMQKRKEVSFDILHHRGNKTVGLERIYRISDDDSEDAQKRDLDDDSQQEYHSAEEQEYIENHLSFDQARTLNISNLEVWGLRSSGYGVNCASNLEDNHVKLESNSSTSLDSADVYGQEGSPHVSKFQNSVMLREYHEPKHGKCMEQDTSLMYHTVFDAIVLKGSPLEHQESQSKSGFLNPQKALKTKIYTGKVKAQVTKSKDFCGNSVVEKKMLQHLENPSTLPQDKVLETLLQPYKDRQSSWTSIFDDSVISACYKSLENTPNPALDFSVTLPRSAIRDNQAIEEGSSLRAANGNTTNKACFHHMEGPCPESVTDVASCTVTVNQTVDVSTDFRACFTTSRATSTRSSVVSTSSNTEITMINKKRPDEWQSEKRSVACNTDWAYSQDNEDPQMAMTKGSLGKSVSVDSLKPKGNFLNKDSLELRKTFDFTDLKKHSEREPQLSKEMEKNLPSKCCQQIMQRAIKAELHLLNVHYQMCHHHCSDIYKLVMENREGLNRNLSSNSTKKELGSALLTVLEDLKVRYVNLKEKINKGIPLEELPPLSVESKLLSTFSAFASRLMKEESHIFSGADSELDNQSTRDVDGSSSLKKTLSQMSLLPDSSHPKQDTSPKEDGLKNGDVDIDLSQLKLDDKDSTNYREISEDWFDAKENVTGADFSGIQENQIVQDKEDPKFTLEMKNVEPLRRDKGYLIHVGGLCPSVSEADLRSHFQKYEISDISIYDSSPNYRYASLALKKNNDAKLAVKEMNGTEINGKSVNVRLVKTPGEYTSPLSSKNGNKVSFSNLEKNISKEVNSASSVSRLPRTRPRQQLGSEQDSEFFAFDQKGVKKNCKQIGSTKLLPDAPIQFVPPNTSNLRSFTKIVERLAELHPKVGRDHIINALQEVRMHHKGSLSGLSVNAIVRMTSSVLENSASR